One window of the Chitinophaga niabensis genome contains the following:
- a CDS encoding COX15/CtaA family protein, whose product MWRRINPNFATFMDMQQNKQNKAIIIWLFTGVFMIIVQVLLGGITRLTGSGLSITEWKPILGAIPPMNEEAWQAAFAKYQEIGQAKYINSHFTLSDFKGIYFWEWLHRNWGRLIGIVFFIPFIYFIIKKKIDKSMIVPMIILFLLGGLQGAIGWIMVQSGLNDEDLYVSHIRLAIHFIAALSLLWYTLWFALKLSIPQKNLVSAPSLRKLSGWILGLLTLQLIYGAFMAGLHAALSASTWPTINGMWWPLGMFTQGGFLEDITHNPITIQFIHRGLAYLLTILIAVWYFRARPFSQLDAVRAIALLVVLAQVLLGVLTVLNSQVKIPLGFALAHQFTGMALLMVLVWARFVTKK is encoded by the coding sequence ATGTGGCGGCGGATTAACCCTAATTTTGCTACGTTTATGGATATGCAGCAAAATAAGCAGAATAAAGCTATAATAATCTGGCTTTTCACGGGAGTTTTTATGATCATCGTGCAGGTACTCCTGGGAGGCATTACCCGTTTGACAGGTTCAGGACTTTCTATCACGGAATGGAAACCCATACTGGGCGCAATCCCGCCAATGAATGAAGAAGCCTGGCAGGCTGCTTTTGCCAAATACCAGGAGATCGGTCAGGCAAAATATATTAATAGTCATTTTACCTTATCCGATTTTAAAGGCATTTATTTTTGGGAATGGTTGCATCGCAACTGGGGCCGCCTGATAGGTATCGTGTTTTTTATTCCCTTCATTTATTTTATTATAAAGAAGAAGATCGATAAAAGCATGATCGTTCCCATGATCATTTTATTTCTCCTGGGAGGCCTGCAGGGAGCCATCGGCTGGATCATGGTGCAGAGCGGATTAAATGATGAGGATCTGTACGTTAGCCATATTCGTTTAGCCATTCACTTTATTGCCGCACTGAGCCTCTTGTGGTACACACTCTGGTTCGCACTGAAGCTCAGCATTCCGCAAAAAAATCTCGTTTCAGCGCCTTCCCTCCGTAAATTATCCGGCTGGATCTTAGGACTACTCACCCTTCAGTTAATATATGGTGCCTTCATGGCAGGTCTCCATGCTGCATTGTCTGCCAGCACCTGGCCAACGATCAATGGTATGTGGTGGCCCCTGGGCATGTTCACACAAGGCGGATTCCTGGAAGATATCACCCACAATCCCATCACCATCCAATTCATTCACCGTGGCCTTGCTTACCTGCTCACTATATTGATTGCAGTGTGGTATTTCCGCGCCAGGCCTTTTTCCCAGCTGGATGCTGTTCGCGCAATAGCATTACTGGTAGTACTCGCACAGGTTTTATTGGGCGTGCTCACTGTTTTAAACAGCCAGGTGAAAATTCCGCTCGGTTTTGCACTGGCACATCAGTTTACCGGTATGGCGCTGCTCATGGTATTGGTTTGGGCCAGGTTTGTAACTAAGAAATAA
- a CDS encoding ribonuclease HII — MLLPFYQETLTEAGCDEAGRGCLAGPVFAAAVILPRDFRHPLLNDSKQLKESQRDELRVVIEQKAIAYAVASIDNEEIDRINILKASFKAMHEALARLLIQPQMLLIDGNRFNPYGNIPHTCVIQGDGIYASIAAASILAKTYRDEYMHQLHEQFPQYGWKENKGYPTRYHRDAIRAHGDTPYHRRTFRLLPDQLSLDGEEKW; from the coding sequence TTGTTATTGCCATTTTACCAGGAAACGCTTACGGAAGCCGGTTGCGATGAAGCCGGAAGGGGCTGCCTCGCAGGTCCTGTATTTGCGGCGGCAGTAATATTGCCACGGGATTTTCGTCATCCTTTGCTGAATGATTCCAAACAGCTTAAGGAGAGTCAGCGGGATGAATTGAGAGTAGTGATCGAACAGAAGGCAATAGCGTATGCGGTGGCCAGTATCGATAATGAGGAAATTGACAGGATAAATATCCTGAAAGCCTCTTTCAAAGCGATGCACGAGGCATTGGCACGATTATTGATTCAGCCCCAGATGTTACTCATTGACGGTAATCGTTTCAATCCCTATGGCAATATCCCGCATACCTGCGTAATTCAGGGAGACGGAATTTATGCTTCGATAGCGGCGGCATCCATCCTGGCAAAGACCTACCGGGATGAATATATGCATCAGCTGCATGAACAGTTCCCGCAATACGGCTGGAAGGAAAACAAAGGTTATCCAACCAGGTATCACCGGGATGCCATCCGCGCACATGGCGACACGCCCTATCACCGCAGGACGTTTCGTTTGTTACCGGATCAGTTAAGTTTGGATGGGGAGGAAAAGTGGTAA
- the rpoN gene encoding RNA polymerase factor sigma-54 produces MKLLQVPTAVLEERIKEELEENPALEYGEDGQEEEFKEPSEDFEAKEGEEDFEPDGSENEYDNIDISEYVSEGDDDIADYRLRDDNYPDPDESRTIPVRVETTFHDHLLDQLGMLSLDDRRARIAEQIIGSIDDDGYLRREVSAIVDDLSFSQNVQTEEEEIRDLIKLIQQFDPPGVCCVDLKECLVLQLKRKSPEDPGVVNATQILDNYFDEFTKKHYEKIQRSLNLTDEDLKEAIGQIIRLNPKPGGNYSVMNKAESYVIPDFFIMNNVGKLELSLNSKNAPDLRISEGYRDMLKEYDRGDKKDKRQKEAVLFIKQKIDAAKWFIDAIKQRQHTLLSTMEAIMNYQYDFFLTGDETTMRPMILKDIADITQLDISTVSRVANSKYVQTEFGTFKLKFFFSESLSTDSGEEVSTREVKKILSDMIEGENKRKPLSDENLTKMLQDKGYNIARRTVAKYREQLNIPVARLRKEL; encoded by the coding sequence ATGAAGCTGTTGCAGGTGCCTACGGCCGTACTCGAAGAACGTATCAAAGAAGAACTGGAAGAGAACCCTGCTTTAGAATATGGTGAAGATGGTCAGGAAGAAGAATTCAAAGAGCCCAGTGAAGATTTTGAAGCCAAGGAAGGAGAAGAGGATTTTGAACCGGATGGCAGTGAGAATGAATACGACAATATAGATATCTCAGAATATGTGTCTGAAGGCGATGATGATATTGCCGACTACAGGCTGCGGGATGATAACTACCCCGATCCCGATGAATCCCGCACCATTCCTGTTCGCGTGGAAACTACTTTTCATGATCACCTGCTGGACCAGCTGGGTATGCTGAGTCTGGATGACCGCAGGGCACGTATTGCAGAGCAGATCATTGGCAGTATTGATGATGATGGTTACCTGCGCAGGGAAGTAAGTGCTATTGTAGATGACCTTTCTTTCTCACAGAATGTACAAACAGAAGAAGAGGAGATCAGGGATCTGATCAAACTGATCCAGCAATTTGATCCTCCGGGCGTTTGCTGTGTTGATCTCAAAGAATGCCTGGTATTACAGTTGAAACGTAAGAGTCCTGAAGATCCCGGTGTGGTTAACGCTACGCAGATCCTGGATAATTACTTCGATGAATTTACCAAGAAACACTACGAAAAGATCCAGCGTTCACTCAACCTTACAGATGAAGATCTGAAGGAAGCGATCGGCCAGATCATCCGGCTGAATCCAAAACCGGGTGGAAATTATAGTGTGATGAACAAAGCCGAGAGCTATGTGATCCCGGATTTTTTCATCATGAACAATGTAGGCAAGCTGGAACTGTCCCTCAACAGTAAAAATGCACCGGACCTGCGTATTTCAGAAGGATACCGGGATATGCTGAAGGAATATGACCGCGGAGATAAGAAAGATAAACGTCAGAAAGAGGCGGTATTGTTCATCAAGCAGAAAATAGATGCCGCCAAATGGTTCATAGATGCTATCAAGCAACGCCAGCATACATTGCTGAGTACCATGGAAGCGATCATGAACTATCAATACGACTTCTTCCTTACCGGCGATGAAACCACTATGCGCCCTATGATCCTGAAGGACATAGCGGATATTACACAACTGGATATTTCTACCGTTAGCCGGGTAGCGAATAGTAAATATGTACAAACAGAGTTCGGCACGTTCAAGCTGAAATTCTTTTTCTCTGAGTCCTTGTCAACAGACAGTGGTGAGGAAGTATCTACGAGGGAGGTTAAAAAGATCCTTTCGGATATGATAGAGGGAGAGAATAAGCGCAAACCGCTGAGCGATGAGAACCT